The Thalassococcus arenae genome includes the window GCAATGCCGCGCATAAAAACCATTCAGAATACACCAAGGCCTGCGAGACTTATCTTAAGTCGTTCGACGCGCGCATCGAAGCTGTTTGCTCAGTGAATAAATCGAAGCCGTTGGCAAAGCGAACCGACTTGGGACGTTGCATTTTGCTTGCAGAGAAAATGAACCTGTGGGCTCCGCAGGCTGAAATCGCGCGTGTTCATCAAGTCCCTCGTGGGACACCGAATAGGTATCGGTGGATATGGAGCTTTCAATTACGCAGTTCCGCCGCGCAATTAATGGTTTCGCAATGTATCCGAGCCTTGATGCCGCCACCGGAAGAGATGCCATGGCTATTCACGGATCGAGGCGTGCAGGCCGCCATCGCAAAGATGATAGCCTTGATTGAGGACGGAAACGTCTGGGTTGCAGAACTCGATATTTCCGAGTTTTACCCCAGCGTCGCAAAAAGCAAGGTTCTGCCCAAGCTACCCTTCAAGAAGGTAGTGGAACGAGTGGCGTTCGCCACCACCGCAATCCCCCGAAAGCCGGACGGTAGTCTGCTCTCTATAGGTTGCGTATCATCAGCCCGCCGGGGAGCACCCCAAGGAGCCAAGACTTCCGCAGCGATCACGACGTGGATCATGACGCATCTTTCACACAATCTGCCGAATGATGTGCATCTGATCGTTTACGCTGACAACCTTTTTTTGATCAGCACCACCCGGCAGAAGGTGGAAGTGGCGGCGAAGTCCTTGGGTGCGGCAGTCGCTGCACTTCCCGGCGGGAGCTTCAAAGTGAAACCTCCTCAAATAGAGAACGCCCATGACGGCGTTACAGCCCTGGGACACGCAATCTATTTGATAGACGGCAACGTAATAGGCCATCCGAACAACGCAAACCTGCAACGCTACCACGCTCGCATAGATGCTGCGCTGGTCAGTTGCTCCACGTTGTTCAATGTTTGGTGTTCAGCAAAGACGCCAAAGACGCGGGGCTTATTGTTAGCCGAACTTGCTGGCATCAAACGCTATGTCAAATTTTGGCATGCTTTCTTTCCAGACGATTTCTACGCAAGTCTCCCTGAAGGTGCCGATCCCGCATGGGTCATAGACCTATTCATGCACAAACACGGCATTGGACAGCACGACATTGTTGGTTGGGAGAATGGCAAGGTGAGGATAGCCAGCAACCCTTCGCGTATGTGTTTCGTCGATGCCCCGTGACTTGGCCAATCAAGAGCGGAGGTCAGTTAATTGAACGATGAAAGGCAGCTAGGCATGGAAAAAACGGTATCATAGTCACGATTTTGCCTTTGGACGAATATGGGCGCATTCGGTGGTTTTCTTCAAGTTCATACGCCTCAGATTTCCCACGTGAAGTGAACGCACGTTCACCACTGCTCTTGGAGAAAACCGCTGCTTTTGGCCGAAGTTCCGGATGCACAGAATAAGCGCAAAATCGGCCAGTGAACGCAAAGCTGAATTGGCACCGAGCCAATGCATTTTCCGCAAACGGGCCAAGGGCTCTCTCGCCGAAGCAATGGGTGAGCACTTCGGACCCTATGGCAATGAACTGCAGGGAATGTGGGTGAATTTGAGAGAGCGGAAGTGTTCAAGCTGCATGCGGTGCGGACTAGTTCAGCGATACAGCGCGCGTCAATTTGTGAACGCGCGTTCACCGGTCAAGCAAAGCAACAGTTCACTTAGATCGGATTAGT containing:
- a CDS encoding reverse transcriptase domain-containing protein, with amino-acid sequence MPIQIKPKPYDGFQNQLGYYLPLHKHQHASLPDHVKTANRAIKRAAKLKRRVRNAAHKNHSEYTKACETYLKSFDARIEAVCSVNKSKPLAKRTDLGRCILLAEKMNLWAPQAEIARVHQVPRGTPNRYRWIWSFQLRSSAAQLMVSQCIRALMPPPEEMPWLFTDRGVQAAIAKMIALIEDGNVWVAELDISEFYPSVAKSKVLPKLPFKKVVERVAFATTAIPRKPDGSLLSIGCVSSARRGAPQGAKTSAAITTWIMTHLSHNLPNDVHLIVYADNLFLISTTRQKVEVAAKSLGAAVAALPGGSFKVKPPQIENAHDGVTALGHAIYLIDGNVIGHPNNANLQRYHARIDAALVSCSTLFNVWCSAKTPKTRGLLLAELAGIKRYVKFWHAFFPDDFYASLPEGADPAWVIDLFMHKHGIGQHDIVGWENGKVRIASNPSRMCFVDAP